In one window of Patescibacteria group bacterium DNA:
- a CDS encoding glycine--tRNA ligase has translation MTEKKENSIDKIVSLAKRRGFVFPSSEIYGGFAAIYDYGHYGALLKNNIRDAWWKAMVQYRDDVVGLDSAIFMHPMTWKASGHVDSFDDPQVDCRKCKNRMRADHLLEEFGINADKQTLDFLNTELDKLRADKKLKCVSCGSVDLTPAKQFSLIVKSNLGSPTNELSEENVVYLRPETCGGIYLEYKNTVDSTRVKLPFGIAQVGKAFRNEIVARQFIFRTREFEQMEMQYFLHPDQMEEKFEMWKQIRWDWYMDYGMDMDEIRWYKHEKLAHYASDAYDVEYNFKSLGGFKEIEGIHARGNWDLSQHSKFSGADLSYFDDKTNERFIPHIMETSVGLNRLFLMFLDKAYTEEKIGEDIRTVLKFDYRLAPVKIAIFPLMKNKPDLVAKAKEVYSQLKMKWQCEFDDNGNVGKRYRRQDEIGTPFCVTIDFDTVEKDNTVTVRDRDTMVQVRVAVDELVNYFNAKFN, from the coding sequence ATGACAGAAAAAAAAGAAAATAGTATAGATAAAATTGTTTCACTGGCAAAACGGCGCGGTTTTGTGTTTCCGAGCTCGGAAATCTATGGTGGTTTTGCCGCGATTTATGACTATGGTCATTATGGTGCTTTGTTGAAAAACAATATTCGTGATGCGTGGTGGAAAGCAATGGTGCAGTATCGTGATGATGTGGTTGGATTGGATAGTGCTATTTTTATGCATCCGATGACCTGGAAAGCGTCGGGCCACGTTGATAGTTTTGATGATCCTCAAGTTGATTGTCGCAAGTGCAAGAACCGAATGCGCGCTGATCATTTGTTGGAGGAATTTGGCATTAATGCAGATAAACAAACTTTAGATTTTTTAAACACAGAACTTGATAAATTACGTGCTGATAAAAAGTTGAAATGTGTTTCTTGTGGTTCAGTTGATCTAACCCCGGCAAAACAATTTTCTTTGATTGTAAAATCAAATCTTGGTTCACCTACGAATGAATTGTCGGAAGAGAATGTTGTTTATTTACGACCAGAAACTTGTGGTGGTATTTATTTGGAATATAAAAATACGGTAGATTCAACACGTGTGAAATTACCATTTGGCATTGCGCAAGTCGGTAAAGCCTTTCGAAACGAAATCGTGGCGCGACAATTTATTTTTCGCACACGCGAATTTGAACAAATGGAAATGCAATACTTTTTACACCCCGATCAAATGGAGGAAAAATTTGAAATGTGGAAGCAGATTCGTTGGGATTGGTATATGGATTACGGCATGGATATGGATGAAATTCGTTGGTATAAGCACGAAAAATTGGCGCACTACGCTTCGGATGCTTATGATGTTGAATATAATTTTAAATCATTGGGAGGATTTAAGGAAATTGAAGGTATTCATGCGCGTGGTAATTGGGATTTGTCACAACATAGTAAATTTTCCGGAGCTGATTTGTCTTATTTCGACGACAAGACGAACGAACGATTTATTCCGCACATCATGGAAACATCAGTTGGTTTAAATCGTTTATTTTTGATGTTTTTGGACAAGGCATACACGGAAGAAAAAATTGGCGAAGATATTCGAACTGTATTAAAATTTGATTATCGATTAGCGCCTGTAAAAATTGCAATATTTCCTTTAATGAAAAATAAGCCAGACTTAGTGGCAAAGGCGAAAGAGGTTTATAGTCAATTAAAAATGAAGTGGCAATGCGAGTTTGACGATAATGGCAATGTAGGCAAACGCTATCGTCGTCAAGATGAAATAGGAACGCCATTTTGCGTGACAATTGACTTCGACACGGTTGAAAAGGATAATACTGTAACAGTACGCGATCGTGACACGATGGTACAAGTGAGGGTTGCAGTGGATGAATTGGTTAATTATTTTAATGCAAAATTCAATTAA
- a CDS encoding DUF4147 domain-containing protein, with amino-acid sequence MYINNYKDLATNELRDTVLEMIEAGLRRVEPHNMIRDAVQYNDDFNSVIVHHSPHDMLRGRIFIIGGGKAVGNMAEELEKIIGVEHITAGVVNCKTGGYNLKKIKLNEAGHPLPDKRGVKGVEEILKLKTDYEIGAKDLVINLLSGGGSALLPAPVDGVSLNDKQNITRALLDSGADIRDVNIVRKHLSKVKGGQLGAYFHPAKVVTLIISDVARNNLASVASGPAIPDNSTFEQARNILKYGLWDTAPAGVRNYIDRGVAGQEKETPKVLENCFNYLIGSTAVILEAIAIAAREFGYNPIIISDEVSGNSVEVAKDIAKTIVSEQYADYNVLLFGGETSYQSVGDKSVGRNQQFVAQMILELKNAPGEWVVASFDSDGIDYLSKTAGAIADNQTLERINKTGVNMMEIISNNDTEKVFEKLKNVLILTGDTKTNVGDVMIFLRKK; translated from the coding sequence ATGTATATAAATAATTATAAAGATTTAGCCACAAATGAATTGCGGGACACAGTTTTGGAGATGATTGAGGCCGGCTTGCGCAGAGTGGAGCCACATAATATGATTCGCGATGCTGTTCAGTATAATGATGATTTTAACTCCGTCATAGTTCATCATAGTCCACATGATATGTTGAGAGGACGAATTTTTATTATCGGTGGTGGCAAGGCGGTTGGGAATATGGCTGAAGAGTTGGAAAAAATAATTGGTGTTGAGCATATAACCGCTGGCGTGGTTAATTGTAAAACTGGTGGCTATAATTTAAAAAAAATAAAATTAAATGAAGCGGGACATCCTTTGCCCGATAAACGAGGCGTAAAAGGTGTTGAGGAAATATTAAAATTGAAAACTGATTACGAAATTGGTGCGAAGGACTTGGTGATTAATTTATTATCGGGCGGCGGATCAGCTTTGTTGCCCGCCCCGGTTGATGGCGTTAGTCTAAATGATAAACAGAATATCACAAGAGCCTTGCTTGATAGTGGTGCTGATATTCGCGATGTGAATATCGTGCGAAAGCACTTGTCAAAAGTGAAAGGTGGACAACTAGGCGCCTATTTTCATCCTGCCAAAGTTGTGACTTTGATAATCTCTGATGTGGCTAGAAATAATTTGGCTTCAGTGGCTTCTGGTCCGGCGATTCCAGATAATTCCACATTTGAACAGGCGCGCAATATATTGAAATATGGTCTTTGGGATACGGCACCAGCTGGCGTGCGAAATTATATTGACAGAGGAGTGGCTGGTCAGGAAAAAGAAACGCCAAAAGTTTTGGAAAATTGTTTTAACTATTTAATTGGCTCAACAGCGGTTATTCTAGAGGCGATTGCGATTGCAGCTAGAGAGTTTGGTTATAATCCAATAATTATTTCTGACGAGGTGTCTGGGAACTCGGTTGAGGTTGCCAAGGATATTGCGAAGACAATTGTTAGTGAGCAATATGCTGATTATAACGTTTTACTCTTTGGAGGTGAGACAAGCTATCAATCCGTTGGTGATAAGTCAGTCGGTAGAAATCAACAATTTGTAGCACAGATGATTTTGGAATTAAAAAATGCACCAGGAGAGTGGGTAGTTGCTAGCTTTGACTCCGATGGTATTGATTATTTATCAAAAACAGCCGGAGCGATTGCTGATAATCAAACACTGGAAAGAATAAATAAAACGGGAGTTAATATGATGGAAATAATTAGTAATAATGACACGGAAAAAGTTTTTGAAAAATTAAAAAATGTTTTGATACTTACAGGTGATACTAAGACAAATGTAGGAGACGTAATGATTTTTTTGAGAAAGAAGTAA
- a CDS encoding MBL fold metallo-hydrolase, which produces MPGKLYKILIPLGLMTIGLFISLYWLSSHEAKQLKVSFLDVGQGDSVLIQTPYGQNILIDGGPDDSVTYGLSKNLPWWDRTIDLMILTHPHDDHVSGLLDVIKRYNVKKIAYTGVAHGSPNYLAWIKLVRNKKIPIVIIDQPRKIVLGDECYLDVLYPMDSLLNNEVDNINNSSIVAKLVYKNIKFLLTGDIEKAVEVKLLANNTDISAHILKLAHHGSDTSSAEDFLTKVNPDIAVISVGKNNTFGHPGGRIINRIERIGKRIFRTDLDGEVDFVSDGVRVYKE; this is translated from the coding sequence ATGCCCGGTAAATTATATAAAATATTAATACCGCTCGGATTGATGACTATTGGCCTGTTTATATCTTTATATTGGCTAAGTTCGCATGAAGCCAAACAGCTTAAAGTCTCTTTTTTAGACGTGGGGCAAGGGGATTCAGTGTTAATTCAAACGCCCTATGGGCAGAATATTTTAATCGATGGCGGACCAGATGACTCGGTGACCTATGGCTTGTCAAAAAATTTACCTTGGTGGGATCGCACGATAGACTTGATGATTTTGACTCATCCTCATGACGACCATGTGAGTGGTTTGCTTGATGTTATTAAAAGATATAATGTCAAAAAAATTGCCTATACGGGTGTTGCGCATGGTTCACCAAATTATCTCGCCTGGATAAAGCTGGTGCGGAACAAAAAGATTCCAATTGTTATTATTGACCAACCGCGTAAAATAGTCTTGGGTGATGAATGTTATTTGGACGTGCTTTATCCGATGGATAGTTTGTTGAACAATGAAGTGGACAATATTAATAATAGCTCAATTGTTGCAAAATTAGTTTACAAAAATATTAAATTTTTATTAACTGGTGATATTGAAAAAGCGGTAGAGGTAAAATTGCTAGCCAACAACACTGATATCTCTGCGCATATTTTAAAACTAGCCCATCATGGCTCAGACACATCTAGTGCGGAAGATTTTTTAACAAAAGTAAATCCAGACATTGCCGTAATTTCAGTCGGCAAAAATAACACATTCGGCCATCCAGGCGGACGGATTATTAATCGAATAGAGAGAATAGGGAAGAGAATTTTTCGGACGGACTTGGATGGGGAGGTGGATTTTGTGAGTGATGGGGTGAGAGTTTATAAGGAGTGA
- a CDS encoding VacJ family lipoprotein, with product MREKLSATGLTVLLFLLLFLSGCATTKVANDPLGNNQAFNSRSSDQSKEINKDAGDTPEEKSTSINIAPIQIKEMNDVTGDTTGEKQVALNISPIQTEETDEVADGTFGDEQAFYGDAYDPLEELNRATHYANDKFVFKPLYFPISDSWEENVHDKVKDAIKNIAHCASTPVRVVGDLMQLKVEKAIVDFWSIFNLVTLCTVDIYTPDDKFDDENVSQGLAKNGIPEGPAITWPIFGPTNLRNTVGAIADTFLNPQTYIGFPANIIIATIEAINDPTQKRAYREFESMSVDQYASVRDGFRTNFNKKLKK from the coding sequence ATGCGGGAAAAACTATCAGCAACTGGCTTAACGGTATTGCTCTTTTTACTACTATTTCTAAGCGGCTGTGCGACAACAAAAGTCGCCAATGACCCACTTGGTAACAATCAGGCCTTTAATAGCCGTTCTTCAGACCAGTCAAAGGAAATCAATAAAGATGCCGGCGACACACCTGAAGAAAAAAGCACGTCCATTAATATCGCGCCTATCCAGATAAAAGAAATGAATGATGTCACTGGCGACACGACTGGAGAAAAGCAAGTCGCCTTGAACATCTCCCCAATTCAGACTGAGGAGACGGATGAAGTAGCTGATGGCACTTTTGGCGATGAACAAGCTTTTTATGGCGATGCCTATGACCCCTTGGAAGAATTGAACCGGGCCACGCATTATGCAAATGACAAATTTGTGTTTAAGCCATTATACTTTCCAATCAGTGACAGCTGGGAAGAAAATGTTCACGACAAGGTAAAAGACGCTATCAAAAATATTGCTCATTGTGCCTCAACACCAGTACGCGTTGTTGGTGACTTGATGCAATTGAAGGTGGAAAAGGCTATCGTTGATTTCTGGTCAATATTTAACTTGGTCACTTTGTGTACGGTAGATATTTATACCCCAGATGACAAATTCGACGATGAAAACGTGTCACAGGGTTTGGCTAAAAATGGAATACCCGAAGGGCCAGCTATTACCTGGCCAATCTTCGGGCCGACAAATCTCAGAAATACGGTTGGCGCGATTGCGGATACATTTCTCAATCCACAAACATACATAGGTTTTCCTGCAAATATTATTATTGCTACGATTGAAGCAATTAATGATCCTACACAGAAAAGAGCCTATCGAGAGTTTGAGTCAATGTCGGTTGATCAATATGCCTCCGTGCGCGACGGCTTCCGCACTAATTTCAACAAGAAATTAAAAAAATAA
- the thrS gene encoding threonine--tRNA ligase, translating to MENEQEILRHSLSHILAAAIMELYPQAKFAIGPAIENGFYYDIDFGEEKINDASLVAIEKKMKHIMKQNLKFEHSEKSIADAIAFEIERGQIYKQELIEDLQKAGETNVSYYQLGKFADLCRGPHIESSLKIKDGSFKLTKLAGAYWRGSEKNKMLTRIYGVGFENKEQLEEYLKMMEEAEKRDHRKLGKELDLFMFHEYAPGMPFFLPKGMIALQELLKFVRQYSYGAGYKEVRTPHLFNSGLWQASGHWGHYKDDMFCMHHAEDNIDMAMKPMNCPAHMLIFKRDIHSYRELPLRIAETSTLYRNEKSGTLQGLTRVRSLSQDDTHIFLTEEQVLEEIGVLLEKVKKIYQVFDLQIDEVHLSTRPESFLGEKAVWDEAENSLKTALTKAGLEYKINEGDGAFYGPKIDIKVKDAIGRQWQLATVQLDFQLPLRFELKYAAADGTDKQPVVIHRALLGSMERFLGIIIEHYAGALPLWLSPVQVKILSVGEGHIEHCKKLAIELGEAGIRAEVDDASETVGNKTRKAVNEKTPYILVVGDKEMASENLAIRKRGDRELNEMGKKEFIAMVLEIIKNMK from the coding sequence ATGGAAAACGAACAAGAAATTTTACGACATTCTTTGTCACACATTTTGGCAGCAGCCATAATGGAACTTTATCCGCAGGCAAAATTCGCCATTGGCCCAGCGATTGAGAATGGCTTTTATTACGATATTGATTTCGGTGAAGAAAAAATTAATGATGCTTCTTTGGTGGCGATTGAGAAAAAGATGAAGCATATCATGAAGCAGAATTTAAAATTTGAACACAGTGAGAAATCAATTGCTGACGCGATTGCTTTTGAGATTGAACGAGGACAGATTTATAAACAAGAATTAATTGAGGATTTGCAAAAGGCGGGGGAGACTAATGTGAGCTATTACCAATTGGGTAAGTTCGCCGACCTTTGTCGTGGACCGCATATTGAATCAAGTTTAAAGATCAAAGATGGTAGTTTTAAATTGACTAAATTGGCAGGGGCATACTGGCGTGGTAGTGAAAAGAATAAAATGTTGACACGAATTTATGGTGTTGGTTTTGAAAATAAAGAACAATTAGAGGAGTATTTAAAAATGATGGAAGAGGCGGAAAAGAGGGATCATCGTAAACTAGGAAAGGAATTGGACTTATTTATGTTTCATGAGTATGCGCCAGGGATGCCTTTCTTTTTACCGAAAGGAATGATTGCCTTGCAAGAACTATTAAAATTCGTTAGACAATATTCTTATGGTGCAGGCTATAAAGAAGTGCGCACACCACATCTTTTCAACTCGGGGCTTTGGCAGGCGTCTGGGCACTGGGGGCATTACAAGGATGATATGTTTTGCATGCATCACGCGGAAGATAATATCGACATGGCAATGAAGCCAATGAATTGCCCGGCACACATGTTGATTTTTAAGCGTGATATTCATTCTTATCGTGAATTGCCATTGCGTATTGCTGAAACATCAACACTTTACCGCAATGAAAAATCAGGCACCCTGCAAGGACTAACTCGTGTGCGTAGTTTGTCACAAGATGATACTCACATCTTTTTAACAGAGGAGCAAGTCTTGGAAGAGATTGGTGTCTTGCTGGAAAAAGTAAAAAAGATTTATCAAGTTTTTGATTTACAAATTGACGAAGTGCATTTATCAACTCGGCCTGAAAGTTTCTTGGGCGAGAAAGCAGTTTGGGACGAAGCAGAAAATTCTCTTAAAACAGCTTTGACTAAGGCTGGCTTGGAATATAAAATTAATGAAGGAGATGGCGCTTTTTATGGACCAAAGATTGATATCAAAGTAAAAGATGCAATTGGTCGTCAATGGCAATTGGCAACTGTGCAACTAGATTTCCAATTACCGCTACGTTTTGAATTAAAATACGCAGCCGCGGACGGCACCGATAAACAACCAGTTGTTATTCATCGCGCTCTCTTGGGATCAATGGAAAGATTTTTAGGAATTATCATTGAGCACTATGCCGGCGCTTTGCCTTTATGGTTGTCACCAGTGCAAGTGAAGATCTTGTCCGTTGGTGAAGGTCACATTGAGCATTGCAAAAAATTAGCGATTGAACTGGGTGAGGCGGGGATTAGGGCAGAGGTTGATGATGCCTCAGAAACAGTCGGCAATAAAACTCGCAAAGCCGTCAATGAAAAAACACCCTACATTTTAGTGGTTGGTGACAAGGAGATGGCTTCCGAAAATTTAGCTATTCGCAAGCGGGGTGACCGAGAATTAAATGAGATGGGAAAAAAAGAGTTTATAGCGATGGTTTTGGAAATAATTAAAAATATGAAATAG
- a CDS encoding LysM peptidoglycan-binding domain-containing protein, translating into MKKFWQLFAITLAVLAMPALSSAEKVIHEVQKGETASGIAKQYGVTVESLGITDSKGWVYVGQKLTIFDTERKVSSAKKNFSSDEPFLWKVPGGDKFRGRDDVAFEKLNLSTVEIIELEKLIEAKSFDVLPICYGDRFEIMVFANIKIRENVIASWDKNKCQAARMYKLSSGKEVWMPFICRNWSVRVPNQPVPVKNDVPPTLDNGFPPALEGGLPPAPPSAPEVGSNGGSNRNTIDIIMGTGAYEDAHNSGHTGGYVWIKGRGFVWSYDIDHDLALDVGIAAFYAAGGGNDRGYDYDWNEFVAGPAFRLTGNGWDGNLDLMYGRLNNEGDVSLYSSSQKDNVFITSVHYNDYHRRQQNELVFPKFEANVEYRHVLKSSIDANWGGTPLVETPNDNNAAELTLTPYLYDFRLDNGVTVSPLVDFGLGYENGDKTYARIMPGAAVSINDTDVLQVRAFGYKDMLESDKSQISWFAITLDLGGVYKVYRRGQISSVDRSELDPR; encoded by the coding sequence ATGAAAAAATTTTGGCAACTTTTTGCCATTACCTTGGCGGTGTTGGCAATGCCGGCATTGTCGAGTGCGGAAAAAGTTATTCATGAAGTTCAAAAAGGGGAGACGGCAAGCGGTATTGCGAAGCAATACGGCGTTACCGTCGAAAGCCTTGGCATCACTGATTCTAAGGGATGGGTATATGTCGGGCAGAAATTAACCATTTTTGACACGGAAAGAAAAGTGTCTTCTGCAAAGAAAAATTTCTCGTCCGATGAACCATTTCTCTGGAAAGTTCCTGGTGGTGACAAGTTTCGCGGTAGAGACGATGTCGCTTTCGAAAAGCTTAACTTGAGTACGGTAGAAATTATTGAGCTCGAAAAGTTAATCGAGGCGAAAAGCTTTGACGTGTTGCCGATTTGTTATGGCGACAGATTTGAGATTATGGTTTTTGCAAACATCAAAATTCGTGAAAATGTAATTGCAAGTTGGGACAAAAACAAGTGCCAGGCCGCTAGAATGTATAAATTGTCTAGCGGTAAAGAAGTTTGGATGCCATTCATTTGTCGTAACTGGTCTGTTCGTGTTCCGAATCAGCCTGTTCCCGTAAAAAATGATGTGCCACCAACTTTAGACAATGGCTTTCCGCCGGCTCTCGAGGGTGGTCTTCCGCCAGCACCACCATCTGCACCAGAAGTCGGCTCTAATGGTGGTTCAAATCGTAATACCATTGATATTATAATGGGTACCGGTGCATATGAAGATGCTCACAATTCTGGACATACAGGCGGATATGTTTGGATTAAAGGACGTGGATTTGTTTGGTCGTATGACATTGATCATGATTTAGCTCTGGATGTCGGCATTGCTGCTTTTTATGCAGCGGGTGGCGGCAATGATCGTGGATATGATTATGACTGGAATGAATTTGTTGCCGGTCCGGCTTTTCGCTTGACAGGAAATGGTTGGGATGGAAATCTTGATCTGATGTATGGGCGATTGAATAATGAGGGCGATGTAAGTCTTTATTCTTCAAGTCAGAAGGATAATGTTTTTATCACTTCAGTGCATTACAACGATTATCATCGGCGTCAGCAAAATGAGCTCGTGTTCCCGAAGTTTGAAGCCAACGTCGAGTATCGTCACGTCTTGAAGTCATCGATTGATGCGAATTGGGGTGGTACACCTTTGGTGGAGACTCCCAACGATAACAATGCGGCTGAATTAACATTGACGCCTTATTTGTACGATTTTCGTCTGGATAATGGTGTTACTGTTAGCCCCTTGGTTGATTTTGGCCTGGGCTATGAAAATGGTGACAAGACTTATGCTCGTATTATGCCTGGTGCAGCCGTGAGTATTAATGATACTGACGTTCTCCAGGTGCGGGCATTCGGTTATAAGGACATGCTTGAGAGTGATAAGTCGCAAATCAGTTGGTTTGCCATTACACTCGATCTGGGCGGGGTATACAAAGTATATCGCCGCGGGCAAATCAGCTCCGTTGATCGGAGTGAACTCGATCCTCGTTAG
- a CDS encoding bifunctional acetate--CoA ligase family protein/GNAT family N-acetyltransferase, producing the protein MNLDKIFKPKRIAVIGASSEAGSVGFALFHNIINSDFKGTVTPVSLKRDKVQGIKAVKNIGDIQEKQDLAIIITPAKTVPSVLEECGRAGVGGVIIISSGFSEMGKDGEKLSAELKAIAKKYNIRILGPNCLGYINPALKLNASFAGATAKKGNIAFISQSGALCTSILDWANKNNVGFSYFVSIGEMVDVSFHDLIDYFGSDPNTTSILIYMETLKDARKFISAARAFSKGKPIVVLKAGRSEEGAKATKSHTGSLAGNDKVFTAAFDRAGVIRVDTVVGLFHVAKTLSMQSLPKSNRLAILTNAGGPGVIATDALIYSGGKLANLSQGTITELDKVLPKSWSRNNPIDVIGDADADRYEKALKICLRDDSIDAILIILTPQAMTDPTKVAKRIVEMTKKSSKTILASWMGGQSVAEGRRLLESGNIPTYRAPEDAINAFMNVHKYSRNLSILNETPSSIPHAFTPKTDENKELIKRVVAEGRYSLNETEAKVLLANYEIPVVKNGLAKNSIEAGTVAAKIGFPVVMKILSPDIIHKVDVGGVVLNVNSKKEAEANFEKIINSARAHFPKAQIDGIFIEGMINKKYELLIGSKKDPIFGPVIVFGMGGVAVEVFQDIKVGLPPLNMSLAMRLIEGTKIYKLLQGYRNMPGVDIQSIQFLLYKFAYLIADFPEISEIDINPFAVDEHGGIVLDAKVILDKQVLSKPVKPYSHLVISPYPKEYISSVKTKSKKNITIRPIRPEDEPMEDVMFASIMASTHEHIFFDKIKNITHDLLERYAQIDYDREMVLIVEGTNGKRVEMAGLARLIEDPNSNSAEFSFVVPDGWQGNGIGGILVDKILEVARDKGFEKIYAKFLAHNNPATGIFTKRGFTISKKGEIGIAELTIS; encoded by the coding sequence ATGAATCTAGATAAAATCTTTAAACCGAAAAGAATTGCCGTTATTGGCGCTAGTAGTGAAGCCGGAAGTGTTGGTTTTGCTCTATTCCACAACATCATAAATAGCGATTTTAAGGGCACTGTGACGCCTGTTAGTCTGAAAAGGGATAAAGTACAGGGTATTAAGGCGGTGAAGAATATCGGCGATATTCAGGAAAAACAGGATTTGGCGATTATTATAACTCCAGCCAAGACGGTGCCATCAGTCCTGGAAGAGTGTGGAAGAGCTGGAGTCGGTGGAGTAATTATCATTTCATCCGGATTTTCTGAAATGGGCAAGGATGGCGAGAAATTAAGTGCAGAACTAAAAGCAATTGCTAAAAAATATAATATACGGATTTTAGGACCAAACTGTCTTGGATACATAAACCCAGCCTTAAAACTTAATGCCAGTTTTGCTGGTGCAACTGCAAAGAAGGGGAATATTGCCTTCATCTCACAGAGCGGGGCTTTGTGCACTTCAATTTTAGACTGGGCTAACAAAAACAATGTGGGCTTCTCATATTTTGTCTCAATTGGCGAAATGGTGGATGTAAGCTTTCATGATTTGATTGATTACTTCGGTTCCGATCCAAATACAACTAGCATCTTGATTTATATGGAAACCTTAAAAGACGCGCGCAAATTTATCAGTGCAGCGCGAGCTTTTTCAAAAGGTAAACCGATTGTTGTCCTAAAGGCTGGTCGTAGTGAAGAAGGAGCAAAAGCCACTAAGTCACATACTGGTAGCTTAGCGGGGAATGACAAAGTTTTCACTGCTGCCTTTGATAGAGCTGGTGTAATTCGCGTAGACACCGTTGTTGGCTTATTTCATGTGGCTAAAACTTTATCAATGCAATCACTTCCAAAAAGTAATCGCTTAGCAATTTTAACTAATGCCGGCGGTCCTGGTGTAATCGCCACCGATGCTTTGATTTATTCAGGAGGTAAATTAGCCAATCTATCTCAAGGAACGATTACTGAATTGGACAAGGTTTTACCAAAGTCTTGGAGTCGAAATAACCCAATTGATGTAATCGGTGATGCTGATGCAGATCGTTATGAAAAGGCACTGAAGATTTGTCTCCGCGATGATAGCATTGACGCCATCCTTATAATCCTTACCCCACAAGCAATGACTGATCCAACCAAGGTAGCGAAGCGAATTGTAGAGATGACCAAAAAATCAAGCAAAACTATTCTAGCGAGCTGGATGGGCGGACAATCAGTAGCAGAGGGGAGACGACTTTTGGAATCTGGAAACATCCCAACTTATCGAGCACCCGAAGATGCAATAAATGCCTTTATGAATGTTCATAAATATTCTCGTAATCTATCGATATTAAATGAAACACCATCATCTATTCCACACGCCTTTACCCCTAAGACTGATGAAAATAAAGAACTAATTAAGCGCGTAGTCGCTGAAGGACGATATTCCCTAAATGAAACGGAAGCCAAAGTGTTACTTGCAAATTATGAAATACCAGTAGTTAAAAATGGCTTAGCCAAAAACTCAATTGAAGCTGGTACGGTAGCAGCTAAAATTGGTTTTCCCGTGGTTATGAAAATTTTATCTCCAGATATAATTCACAAGGTTGATGTTGGCGGCGTTGTCTTGAATGTTAATTCCAAGAAAGAAGCTGAGGCTAATTTTGAAAAAATTATCAATTCTGCTCGGGCGCATTTTCCCAAGGCGCAGATTGACGGTATTTTTATCGAGGGCATGATTAATAAAAAATACGAGCTGTTGATTGGTTCTAAAAAAGATCCGATTTTTGGCCCAGTGATCGTCTTTGGAATGGGGGGTGTGGCAGTTGAGGTGTTTCAGGATATCAAAGTCGGCTTGCCTCCATTAAACATGTCTTTGGCAATGAGATTGATCGAAGGCACAAAAATTTACAAACTTTTACAAGGTTACCGTAATATGCCTGGAGTTGATATTCAATCGATTCAATTTTTATTATATAAATTTGCTTACCTTATCGCCGACTTTCCGGAAATTAGCGAGATTGATATCAATCCTTTTGCCGTGGATGAACATGGTGGCATTGTTTTGGATGCAAAGGTTATCCTAGACAAACAAGTGCTTAGTAAGCCAGTTAAGCCTTATTCACACCTAGTTATTTCTCCATATCCAAAAGAATACATCTCTAGTGTAAAAACTAAGAGCAAGAAAAATATCACCATTAGACCAATAAGACCCGAAGATGAGCCAATGGAAGATGTGATGTTTGCTTCAATTATGGCGAGCACACATGAACATATCTTTTTTGATAAGATTAAAAACATAACCCATGATTTGTTAGAAAGATATGCGCAAATTGATTATGATCGAGAAATGGTATTAATTGTGGAAGGCACAAATGGTAAGCGTGTCGAAATGGCGGGCTTAGCTAGATTAATCGAGGATCCGAATAGCAACTCCGCTGAGTTTTCTTTCGTTGTGCCTGATGGTTGGCAGGGGAATGGTATTGGTGGTATTTTGGTTGATAAGATTTTAGAGGTGGCACGCGATAAAGGGTTTGAAAAGATTTATGCTAAGTTTTTGGCGCACAATAATCCGGCAACTGGTATTTTTACCAAGCGTGGATTTACCATTAGTAAAAAAGGTGAGATCGGAATTGCAGAATTGACAATTAGTTAA